The Hypanus sabinus isolate sHypSab1 chromosome 5, sHypSab1.hap1, whole genome shotgun sequence genome has a segment encoding these proteins:
- the LOC132394704 gene encoding cytochrome P450 2K1-like isoform X2, translating into MRASFKIIYTGRCVVWSNGEPWKQMRRFTLSTLRDFGMGKRSIEDKIIEEAGFLMERIRSFKGQPFDTDIIINFATANIICSIVFGNRFEYDDTTFLTIGNLVHESFRLLGSPMVQVYNAYPFLSFLPGSHKEICTHFTKLKMCLKDIIEAKHQEMNENDIRSFIDTYIKKQKEESENPGTYFHEKNLLITTSDLFIAGMGTTATTIRWAMYIMIKYPDIQKRVQEEVDRVIGSERSVRMEDRRHMPYTDAVIHEVQRFANIAPLGIPRTTTVDINFQGYFIPKGTYIIPLLASVLYDKTQWEKPEMFNPGHFLDASGKFVKRDAFIPFSTGRRICPGETLAKVELFLFFVTLLQKFDLVALQGAELDLTPVVGGILNPKPHRLRAVARQQRC; encoded by the exons GCGTGGTCTGGTCCAATGGAGAGCCCTGGAAACAGATGCGAAGGTTCACGCTCTCAACTCTGCGGGATTTCGGAATGGGCAAGAGGTCTATTGAAGATAAAATCATCGAGGAGGCTGGCTTCCTGATGGAAAGGATTAGATCATTCAAAG GTCAGCCATTCGACACGGACATTATAATAAACTTTGCCACGGCCAATATTATCTGCTCAATCGTTTTTGGAAACCGCTTTGAATATGATGACACGACCTTCCTTACCATAGGAAACTTGGTCCACGAAAGCTTTCGACTGCTTGGTAGCCCAATGGTCCAG GTGTATAATGCTTATCCTTTTCTGAGTTTTCTGCCTGGGAGCCACAAAGAGATTTGCACACATTTCACCAAGTTGAAGATGTGCCTGAAGGACATCATTGAAGCTAAACACCAGGAGATGAACGAAAATGACATCAGGAGCTTCATTGATACCTACATCAAGAAGCAGAAAGAG GAGTCGGAAAACCCGGGCACATACTTCCATGAGAAGAATCTCCTGATCACGACCAGCGATCTCTTCATCGCCGGGATGGGCACGACTGCCACTACAATTCGCTGGGCCATGTACATCATGATAAAGTACCCTGACATCCAAA AGAGAGTCCAGGAGGAGGTCGACAGGGTGATTGGATCGGAGCGGTCGGTCAGAATGGAGGACCGCCGGCACATGCCGTACACAGACGCCGTCATTCATGAGGTGCAGCGCTTCGCCAACATTGCGCCACTGGGCATCCCGAGGACCACGACTGTTGACATCAACTTCCAGGGCTACTTCATCCCCAAG GGAACCTACATCATTCCTTTACTAGCCTCTGTACTCTATGATAAAacacagtgggaaaagcctgaaATGTTCAACCCAGGTCACTTCCTGGATGCATCTGGCAAGTTTGTGAAGAGAGATGCCTTCATTCCATTCTCTACAG GGCGCCGGATCTGCCCCGGAGAGACGCTGGCCAAAGTGGAGCTCTTCCTGTTCTTCGTCACCCTGCTGCAGAAGTTTGACTTGGTCGCCCTGCAGGGAGCTGAACTTGACCTCACCCCCGTCGTCGGTGGAATACTGAACCCGAAGCCACACCGGCTGCGTGCCGTAGCTCGCCAGCAACGCTGCTGA